From Ictidomys tridecemlineatus isolate mIctTri1 chromosome 2, mIctTri1.hap1, whole genome shotgun sequence, the proteins below share one genomic window:
- the LOC110597268 gene encoding olfactory receptor 7E178: MYLVTVLGNLLIILAVSSDSHLHTPMYFFLANLSLTDICFISIMVPKMIGNIQTHSRVISYMGCLTQMSLFIIFGCMDDMLLTVMAYDRFVAICHPLHYSVILNPHRCVSLVLMSFLVSLLDSLLHNLIILQLPYFKDMEVANFFCDPSQLLNLSCSDTFISNIVMCFVVTISGFFPISGIFYSYYKIISSIMRIPSSGGKYKAFSTCGSHLSVVCLFYGTGFGVYIGSAVSNSPRKGAVASVMYTVVTPMLNPFIYSLRNRDIRRTLRKLHSSIV, encoded by the coding sequence ATGTACCTGGTCACAGTGcttgggaacctgctcatcatcctggctgtcagctctgactcccacctccatacccccatgtacttcttccttgCCAACCTATCTTTGACTGACATCTGTTTCATCTCCATTATGGTTCCAAAGATGATTGGGAATATCCAGACTCACAGCAGAGTCATCTCCTACATGGGCTGCCTGACACAGATgtctctttttatcatttttggaTGTATGGATGATATGCTTCTGAccgtgatggcctatgaccggtttgtggccatctgtcaccctCTGCATTACTCAGTCATCTTGAACCCTCATCGCTGTGTCTCTTTAGTGTTGATGTCTTTCTTAGTTAGCCTTTTGGACTCGCTGTTGCACAATTTGATCATTTTACAACTTCCTTACTTCAAGGATATGGAAGTTGCTAACTTCTTCTGTGACCCTTCTCAACTTCTTAATCTTTCCTGTTCTGATACTTTTATCAGTAATATAGTAATGTGTTTTGTTGTCAccatctctggtttctttcccaTCTCAGGAATCTTTTACTcttactataaaattatttcctcCATTATGAGAATCCCATCCTCAGGTGGGaagtacaaagccttctccacctgtgggtctcacctctCAGTAGTTTGCTTGTTTTATGGTACAGGCTTTGGAGTGTACATTGGATCAGCTGTATCAAATTCTCCCAGAAAGGGTGCAGTGGCCTCAGTGATGTACACAGTGGTTACTCCTATGCTGAATcccttcatctacagcctgaggaacagggacatTAGAAGAACCCTGAGGAAGCTCCACAGCAGCATAGTCTAA